Proteins from one Drosophila gunungcola strain Sukarami chromosome 2R unlocalized genomic scaffold, Dgunungcola_SK_2 000012F, whole genome shotgun sequence genomic window:
- the LOC128255783 gene encoding uncharacterized protein LOC128255783, giving the protein MDHNEISMSMDVKLDTHDKRPVALRYKTWTRCQVKIEAIKCVPCFLRLSFQAQEAEPHESHPAKPVSVSVNVPGVSLSLATSRTKQHSYGLFWTQNRRDCFIYFALETETSCRRHMKWMRKSIKNLELYRQVFLEQRRLSRGPGALGPLPNLPDSLDASNLSPRVSQIYEEIFDGSRISRVSIASGIYEEMKPSAMEKTPSPPPLPAHPHRQRINTFECDIPRSSTNPESELAKKKKYKNMLDSLFGGPRQKGSSSNNELANEPNNEALPLYENAPTPEPVLPSKRSSQLSKSQRNSFSSPDLSKLNFLDTFGEYFGAQNHESSLELNISLDESVIEPISRNQIVAQITSQLSKPDSLESLNVSEQLPYNFNFSACNTSTINLIGSHGAVPQSNLLKKNKILEDDLTGYCVMAPILKPAAVKELPPQPSGSTASTSSGYSTGSYSSSSSSCNTEDQPTKTQVANESDIYEAMHGSSLNSTVGAAAAGFAEHLYENLLAVKAAQELEAQPLGVGLSTSTPTESPLAPALPQKGTPKEKTIQQKPEEEEDYYQTPRKSIISVDDKIPSYYPNSCDSLKSKRRSPAEHGPSLRHLVSSKLRRERKENLYISSPQHIIEQRHKAASISSSSAKTNISTKKTAAHKISESVYAVTHPVKRPNSTNSNNTHQNNNNNNNNEGVDDELLHLTLLKNIDFKFDDGQAVKDSGQAKPANVPCVQPKLEEGIEDHSQAAEQATRLLQKYATLAKFGHSPSKTKQAAAQPQPMIQSVATSNELQPPGGSMKKFASLPRFKKIDFSPLKMRLNNVLQRNPPSPQQ; this is encoded by the coding sequence ATGGACCACAACGAGATCTCCATGAGCATGGACGTCAAACTGGATACACACGACAAGCGCCCAGTGGCGCTGCGCTACAAGACGTGGACCCGCTGCCAGGTGAAAATCGAGGCCATCAAGTGTGTGCCCTGCTTCCTGCGGCTCAGCTTCCAGGCCCAAGAGGCGGAGCCCCACGAGTCGCATCCCGCCAAACCGGTAAGCGTCTCCGTGAACGTTCCGGGCGTAAGCCTAAGCCTGGCCACCTCGCGCACTAAGCAGCACTCCTATGGGCTCTTCTGGACGCAGAACCGCCGCGACTGCTTCATTTACTTCGCCCTGGAGACGGAGACCTCCTGTCGGCGCCACATGAAGTGGATGCGGAAGTCCATCAAAAACCTGGAGCTGTACCGGCAGGTTTTCCTCGAGCAGCGCCGCCTTAGCAGAGGTCCTGGGGCTCTAGGCCCGCTGCCCAATCTGCCAGACTCCTTGGACGCCAGTAATCTCTCGCCGCGAGTATCGCAGATCTACGAGGAGATCTTCGACGGCAGCCGCATCTCCCGCGTCTCCATCGCCTCGGGCATCTACGAGGAGATGAAGCCATCGGCCATGGAAAAAACACCCTCGCCGCCGCCTCTTCCCGCACATCCCCACCGCCAGCGCATCAACACTTTTGAGTGCGATATTCCGCGCTCCAGTACCAATCCAGAGTCGGAGCTGGCTAAGAAAAAGAAGTATAAAAACATGCTGGACAGTCTGTTTGGGGGACCGCGCCAAAAGGgttccagcagcaacaatgaACTGGCAAACGAGCCCAACAATGAGGCCCTACCGCTCTACGAGAATGCTCCCACCCCGGAGCCAGTACTCCCGTCAAAGCGCTCATCCCAGTTGAGCAAGTCGCAGCGCAACAGCTTCTCGAGTCCGGACCTCTCCAAACTCAATTTTCTGGACACCTTCGGTGAATATTTTGGAGCACAGAACCACGAGTCGAGCCTGGAGCTTAACATCAGTCTAGATGAGTCGGTCATTGAACCCATATCACGAAATCAGATTGTGGCGCAAATCACTAGCCAACTGAGTAAACCCGACTCACTGGAGAGCTTGAACGTTTCCGAGCAACTGCCTTACAATTTCAACTTTTCCGCCTGCAACACGTCCACAATTAATCTCATCGGATCCCACGGAGCTGTTCCGCAGAGTAATCTGCTTAAGAAAAACAAGATCCTGGAGGACGATCTCACGGGATACTGCGTAATGGCGCCAATTTTGAAGCCGGCGGCGGTGAAGGAACTGCCACCGCAGCCATCCGGCAGCACAGCATCCACTTCCTCCGGCTATTCCACGGGTTCATACAGCTCATCTTCCAGCAGCTGCAACACAGAGGACCAACCCACCAAGACCCAAGTGGCCAACGAGAGTGACATTTACGAAGCCATGCACGGCAGCTCTCTGAACAGCACCGTCGGAGCGGCTGCAGCTGGGTTTGCGGAGCATCTATACGAGAATCTGTTGGCTGTCAAGGCGGCACAGGAGCTGGAGGCGCAGCCACTCGGCGTCGGACTGAGCACCAGCACACCCACCGAATCTCCGTTGGCACCAGCGTTGCCGCAGAAGGGAACGCCCAAGGAGAAGACAATTCAGCAGAAGccagaggaggaggaggactaCTACCAGACCCCGAGGAAGTCAATCATCAGTGTGGACGACAAGATACCCTCCTACTATCCCAACAGCTGCGACTCCCTCAAGTCAAAGCGACGCAGTCCCGCCGAACATGGACCCAGCCTAAGGCACTTGGTCAGTTCCAAGTTGCGACGCGAGCGAAAGGAGAACCTTTACATTTCATCGCCGCAGCATATCATCGAACAGCGCCACAAGGCGGCTTCCatctcatcatcatcagccaAGACTAATATCTCAACCAAGAAGACTGCCGCCCACAAGATCTCCGAGAGCGTTTATGCCGTCACCCATCCAGTCAAGCGCCCGAATAGCACCAATAGTAATAACACCcaccaaaacaacaacaacaacaataacaatgaaGGCGTGGATGACGAACTGCTACATCTGACCTTGCTAAAGaacattgattttaaattcgaCGACGGCCAAGCTGTCAAGGATTCTGGCCAGGCGAAGCCAGCGAATGTTCCCTGCGTTCAGCCAAAGCTGGAGGAGGGGATCGAGGATCACTCTCAGGCGGCGGAGCAGGCCACGCGACTCCTGCAGAAGTACGCCACACTGGCTAAGTTCGGACATTCGCCGAGCAAAACCAAGCAGGCAGCTGCCCAGCCACAGCCCATGATACAATCGGTGGCCACGTCCAACGAGTTGCAGCCACCAGGAGGCAGCATGAAGAAGTTTGCCTCGCTGCCACGGTTCAAGAAAATTGACTTTTCGCCGCTGAAGATGAGGCTGAACAACGTCTTGCAGAGAAATCCTCCGTCGCCGCAGCAGTAG
- the LOC128255978 gene encoding zinc finger protein 260 → MSLFSQAEETSPDTHVEDGSFSGVAEPQELLFCESCGNVYEDGEAYARDHNRQTGSCGNGNREFELVEEATADEEVITDCILEEVDDEDIVEPDAPLWELVEVEEVPATIKAQEDETESDRYFCYDCHSIFENRNCAEEHVCPRAESGHGSSQQVGEAKAPARRKLPGVGTRTGPKNASSVISCGICNTVFSSDKFLKFHMRIHETRASKSIQDALPVGAHQQYSELDQFYCEICNKSFDENLLTVHKQMHQQTTSEIMCSICNRKFENNVTYQMHLKIHEKPRDFDPSSRLNQRPSVVKEKPGFPCQYCERVFTRPFEKVKHERVHTGEKPYGCEVCGKTFRVSYSLTLHLRTHTNIRPYVCTVCNKRFKSHQVYSHHLRIHSSERQFACDMCPKSFRTSVQLYAHKNTHTKPYQCVVCNRPFSSMYAVKNHMQTHKDDKSKESTGASTPALKSGQPAKSQAGGKFWCSACGAEYARLFALRLHMKSAHGLVDDAAVQQEDPSSTAEDSHATEADDSETAVLIAAAEADAAYINAVVNDVDIVGSVPTYEECVEFDVDNFHSEEIITDWLK, encoded by the exons ATGTCAT TGTTCAGCCAGGCCGAGGAGACTAGCCCGGACACCCACGTGGAAGATGGATCCTTCTCGGGAGTTGCAGAGCCCCAGGAGCTTCTTTTCTGCGAGAGCTGCGGCAACGTGTACGAGGACGGCGAGGCTTACGCCAGGGATCACAATCGACAGACCGGCTCCTGCGGCAATGGCAATAGGGAATTCGAGCTTGTAGAGGAGGCCACTGCGGACGAGGAGGTCATTACAGATTGCATTTTGGAGGAAGTTGACGACGAGGACATCGTTGAGCCGGATGCGCCGCTCTGGGAGCTGGTGGAGGTAGAGGAAGTTCCTGCCACCATCAAGGCGCAGGAGGACGAAACGGAGTCCGATCGCTACTTTTGCTACGACTGCCACAGCATTTTCGAGAACCGAAATTGTGCCGAGGAGCACGTTTGTCCGCGGGCGGAGTCAGGCCATGGTTCCAGCCAGCAGGTCGGCGAGGCCAAAGCACCCGCCCGTCGAAAGTTGCCCGGAGTCGGAACAAGGACAGGCCCCAAGAATGCATCCTCCGTGATTAGCTGCGGGATCTGCAACACCGTTTTCAGCTCGGACAAGTTCCTCAAGTTTCACATGCGCATTCACGAAACTCGCGCGTCCAAGAGCATTCAAGACGCCCTTCCTGTGGGTGCCCATCAGCAGTACAGCGAACTGGATCAGTTCTACTGCGAAATCTGCAACAAGAG CTTTGATGAGAACCTGTTGACGGTCCACAAGCAGATGCACCAGCAAACTACAAGCGAGATTATGTGCAGCATTTGCAACCGCAAGTTCGAGAACAATGTGACCTACCAGATGCACCTCAAAATCCACGAGAAGCCTCGCGACTTCGATCCCTCCAGCCGATTGAACCAACGTCCGAGTGTCGTCAAGGAGAAGCCCGGGTTTCCGTGTCAATACTGCGAGCGGGTGTTCACCCGTCCCTTTGAGAAGGTCAAGCACGAGCGGGTCCATACGGGAGAGAAGCCCTACGGCTGTGAGGTCTGCGGCAAGACTTTTCGCGTGTCCTATTCGCTGACCCTTCACCTGCGCACCCACACCAACATTCGACCGTATGTGTGCACGGTTTGCAACAAGCG CTTCAAATCGCACCAAGTGTACTCGCACCACCTGCGCATCCACAGCTCGGAGCGGCAATTTGCGTGTGATATGTGCCCCAAGTCCTTTCGCACCTCCGTGCAGCTGTACGCCCACAAGAACACCCACACCAAGCCGTACCAGTGCGTCGTATGCAACCGCCCGTTCTCCTCAATGTACGCCGTCAAGAATCACATGCAGACGCACAAGGACGACAAGAGCAAAGAAAGTACCGGAGCTAGTACGCCGGCTCTTAAGAGCGGACAGCCTGCCAAGAGCCAGGCAGGTGGGAAGTTCTGGTGCAGCGCCTGCGGAGCTGAATATGCGCGTCTTTTCGCCCTGCGCCTGCACATGAAGTCGGCCCACGGCTTGGTGGACGATGCGGCCGTACAGCAGGAGGATCCCTCCTCAACCGCTGAAGACTCGCACGCCACTGAGGCCGATGACTCTGAGACCGCGGTGCTGATAGCAGCCGCCGAGGCAGACGCTGCTTATATTAATGCTGTGGTTAACGATGTCGACATCGTGGGTTCCGTGCCGACTTACGAGGAGTGTGTTGAG TTCGACGTGGATAACTTCCACAGCGAGGAAATCATCACGGATTGGCTTAAGTAG
- the LOC128255680 gene encoding geminin: MSSSAARVYIQVESEAEQQEHLKQQRKTLKPLQGNVNDKENLSGTGRASIVDQLSRLKAGVQVAPKYGKRKCVETSTAAPATSTKDADTQTEPEATPRADADKPITAEDLTSEAEPGENYYKLLAEQRRLALEDSLTENRHLHERIEGLEEEMDTMRQELDAANNLVEVLKEICDEDNSELEEDEAAGDQE, encoded by the coding sequence ATGTCCTCGAGCGCTGCCAGGGTCTACATCCAAGTCGAGAGCGAGGCCGAGCAGCAGGAGCACCTAAAGCAACAGCGCAAGACACTAAAGCCCTTGCAGGGCAACGTCAACGACAAGGAAAACCTCAGCGGTACCGGGCGGGCCTCCATCGTGGATCAGCTGAGTCGTTTAAAGGCCGGCGTCCAGGTCGCGCCCAAGTACGGCAAGCGCAAGTGCGTGGAAACGTCCACAGCGGCGCCGGCGACGTCCACAAAGGACGCGGACACCCAGACCGAGCCGGAGGCCACGCCCCGCGCGGATGCCGACAAACCCATCACCGCGGAGGACCTCACCAGTGAGGCCGAGCCCGGCGAGAACTACTACAAGCTGCTGGCCGAGCAGCGGCGACTGGCCCTGGAGGACTCGCTCACCGAGAACCGACATCTGCACGAGCGCATCGAGGGACTGGAGGAGGAGATGGACACGATGCGCCAGGAGCTAGACGCAGCGAACAACCTTGTGGAGGTCCTAAAGGAGATCTGCGACGAGGACAACAGCGAGTTGGAGGAGGACGAGGCTGCGGGCGACCAGGAGTAG
- the LOC128255789 gene encoding DNA polymerase interacting tetratricopeptide repeat-containing, protein of 47 kDa — protein sequence MEELAAQRTWTEEERLELAAQLDADLDAFIDGLEKKRYEEGWPEDRWQEEMDKHPFFMKRAPQPGDDVHPMFEGLQKLKYDPEENTRDELALNYKEDGNFYMKHKKFRMAIYSFTEGIKSKTENPDVLAVLYNNRSAAHFFIKNYRSSLSDAQRALFFKPDYTKARWRSAQCAYELERFDVCTQMCEELLEVDVDHKEANALLHKNKMKKLEIERNQRKEAAEAKRRLTRFHRLRDAIEQRAIKFDDQRVGKKAALTEELLQPKFLPLEDHSVHLDEDGSTLVWPAAFSYPEFLFSDFQQKLPETATMQDCLATLFAEPLPCDKAQSYRQGNVNVYYENRKVGCVHKVAVEKQLAEIIAEKGFFVSGGALLFYVVPKDSRVEQEFIHQQRRPMVYS from the exons ATGGAGGAACTGGCCGCGCAACGAACATGGACAGAGGAGGAGCGCCTGGAGCTGGCGGCCCAGCTGGACGCCGACCTGGACGCATTCATTGATGGGCTGGAGAAGAAGCGCTACGAGGAGGGCTGGCCGGAGGACCGCTGGCAAGAGGAGATGGACAAGCATCCGTTCTTCATGAAGCGTGCTCCGCAGCCCGGGGACGACGTGCATCCTATGTTCGAGGGGTTGCAGAAGCTTAAATACGACCCAGAGGAGAACACTCGCGACGAGCTGGCGCTCAACTACAAGGAGGACGGCAACTTCTACATGAAGCACAAGAAATTCCGCATGGCAATCTACAGTTTCACCGAGGGAATCAAATCCAAGACGGAGAACCCTGACGTGCTGGCCGTGCTCTACAACAATCGCTCGGCCGCCCACTTCTTTATCAAGAACTATAGATCCTCGCTGAGTGACGCCCAGCGTGCCTTGTTCTTTAAGCCAGACTACACAAAAGCCCGCTGGAGGTCGGCTCAATGTGCCTACGAATTGGAGAGGTTCGACGTGTGCACCCAGATGTGCGAGGAGCTGCTCGAGGTGGATGTAGACCACAAGGAGGCCAATGCTCTGCTGCACAAGAACAAGATGAAGAAG CTAGAGATCGAGCGCAACCAGCGCAAGGAGGCTGCCGAGGCGAAGCGCCGCCTTACCCGCTTCCACAGGCTCCGCGATGCCATCGAGCAGCGGGCCATTAAGTTCGACGACCAACGGGTCGGCAAGAAGGCTGCTTTGACCGAGGAGCTACTGCAACCCAAGTTTCTCCCTCTGGAAGATCACTCAGTGCATCTGGACGAGGATGGCAGCACGTTGGTCTGGCCCGCCGCCTTTTCCTATCCGGAGTTCCTGTTCAGCGACTTCCAGCAGAAGCTGCCGGAAACTGCGACCATGCAGGACTGCCTGGCCACGCTGTTCGCCGAACCGCTGCCCTGCGATAAGGCACAGAGCTACCGCCAGGGCAACGTGAACGTGTACTATGAAAACCGCAAGGTGGGCTGCGTCCACAAGGTAGCCGTTGAAAAGCAGCTCGCCGAGATCATCGCTGAGAAGGGATTCTTCGTATCGGGCGGAGCCCTGCTCTTCTATGTGGTGCCCAAGGATTCCCGGGTGGAACAGGAGTTCATACACCAACAGCGACGACCCATGGTTTATAGTTGA